In Nostoc sphaeroides, the genomic window TAGCAATTTCTAAAATCAATCATTGTCTGACGATAAGCATCTGGCAAACCTGTATCAAAACACTTGCCTTTAACAACATATCCTCTCATTCCCTCTTCCTGACACAATCTATCAAGACAAGATGTTAACTGAAATTCGCCTCGTTCTCGGAAATTTTGGTTTATGTGTTCTGCTAAAAAGTCAAAAATTTTCGGCGTTAGTAAATACAAACCAAATATACATAAAAACTCATTTTCTACCATTCCCTGTACGCGCAAATGTTGTTGTGCATAGTCAATGGTAGGTTTTTCATAGAGTTGTGTAACTTCCAGAATCGCGTTAAACTCTTGCCAAACTCCTGTTACACACCCAGATGTATGAAGATTTTCTGCTGGCGTTGTAGTTAGGCTCACAACGCTTTGATTAACTTGTTCATAAACATCTAAAAGTTGACTAGCACAAGATTTGTCAATATCAGATGCATAAATATGGTCGCCCAACATTAGCAAAAACGGCTCATCTTGTAACCAATCTTTAGCACAAAATACCGCATGACCATAGCCTAATTGCTCCTCCTGCAATAATATGGTAATTTTGCTACCTAAATCTTCAAGATATCGGCTATATTCTTGATTTTGCGGTGAAAGTTTATTTAAAAGTTCTTTTTTGGGTGGGTTTTTCAAAAAATCTTCAAATATTTCTTTATCATCCGGCTGTACCACAATCCCCACTTCTGTAATTCCAGCACTAATTGCCTCTTCAATAATTGCTAAAATCACAGGTTTTGCCCTACCATCTCGATCAATAATCGGAAAAAGTTCTTTTTTCACAACTTTAGTAGCTGGAAACAACCGAGTCCCAAAACCAGCTACCGGAATCACAGCTTTTCTAACTTTATTTTTCTGCATAAACCTCTCTTCCTCTCTCTGCGTCCTCTGCGCCTCTGCGGTTCGTTACCCCAACTTCTCAAACAACTCCGCCAACACCACATTAGAAAACAAAAACCCTTGGGGATCAATCAAACGCAACCTTCCCTCTGCAACTTCCACCCAACCTTGATCAAAATACCCTTGCAAACACCAGCAAATTTCCTCTACCTTCTCTTCCCCAAACCCCTTTGCCAACGCCGTCAAACTCAAACCCTCCGCCAAACGCAACCCCAACATTAACGTTTCTAACAATA contains:
- a CDS encoding UTP--glucose-1-phosphate uridylyltransferase, which translates into the protein MQKNKVRKAVIPVAGFGTRLFPATKVVKKELFPIIDRDGRAKPVILAIIEEAISAGITEVGIVVQPDDKEIFEDFLKNPPKKELLNKLSPQNQEYSRYLEDLGSKITILLQEEQLGYGHAVFCAKDWLQDEPFLLMLGDHIYASDIDKSCASQLLDVYEQVNQSVVSLTTTPAENLHTSGCVTGVWQEFNAILEVTQLYEKPTIDYAQQHLRVQGMVENEFLCIFGLYLLTPKIFDFLAEHINQNFRERGEFQLTSCLDRLCQEEGMRGYVVKGKCFDTGLPDAYRQTMIDFRNC